DNA sequence from the Methanobrevibacter millerae genome:
AGATTCTCATCTGCCCATGTCATTCCCGGCCACGAATCATGCGGTTTCATCCACGGTCATTCCTATTTCGTTGACGTGGAAATCGAAGGGGAAAGGGCAGGTGAATTCGAATTTGTTGTTGATTTTAAGGACGTTAAAAAGTACACGAAAGCCCTATGTGACGAACTTGACCACAGGCTTCTGATTCCAGTGTACAATAGCTTAATAGACTTCAAGGATTTCGATAAGGAATCAGATTCTATTTTCGAATTGAAAAAACAGAAAAGCGTCTACTTCAAGATTGAC
Encoded proteins:
- a CDS encoding 6-carboxytetrahydropterin synthase, encoding MKILVNGIQSNLRFSSAHVIPGHESCGFIHGHSYFVDVEIEGERAGEFEFVVDFKDVKKYTKALCDELDHRLLIPVYNSLIDFKDFDKESDSIFELKKQKSVYFKIDGKGYTLPAVDCVFLPLPYTSAEELSKFFAETLARKLGETYDNLEYISVCVNEGIGQGAQFKKEFVE